The proteins below come from a single Gordonia sp. X0973 genomic window:
- a CDS encoding YoaK family protein, whose protein sequence is MVLAVVLAATAGYVDAVGFLDLGGYFVSFMSGNTTRMGAEFTNGRLAGAGKALGLIGLFFVGCVLGGLLARFRDGRVAVLVATTLLVAAAGLADTQSWFPVPAALVATVGMGTMNATFLRGGEVAVPLTYVTGSVVKAGQRLADALLGGPRWEWVRPALIWAGLACGSVLGGWVYSTVGNLQSLWPAVLILVVTTSVTWWVRRQARSSTAG, encoded by the coding sequence GTGGTGCTCGCGGTCGTGTTGGCGGCGACGGCCGGCTATGTCGACGCGGTCGGGTTCCTCGATCTCGGCGGCTATTTCGTGTCCTTCATGAGCGGTAACACCACCCGGATGGGGGCCGAGTTCACCAACGGGCGACTGGCCGGCGCGGGCAAGGCGCTCGGCCTGATCGGCCTGTTCTTCGTCGGCTGCGTCCTCGGCGGTCTGCTGGCCCGGTTCCGCGACGGTCGGGTGGCGGTGCTGGTCGCGACGACGCTCCTGGTGGCGGCTGCCGGACTCGCCGACACCCAGTCCTGGTTCCCGGTGCCCGCCGCACTCGTGGCGACCGTCGGCATGGGGACGATGAACGCGACCTTCCTGCGCGGCGGCGAGGTCGCGGTGCCGCTGACCTATGTGACCGGGTCGGTCGTGAAGGCGGGACAGCGCCTGGCCGACGCGCTGCTCGGCGGCCCGCGCTGGGAATGGGTGCGCCCGGCGCTGATCTGGGCCGGATTGGCCTGTGGCTCGGTCCTCGGCGGCTGGGTCTATTCGACGGTCGGCAACCTTCAATCGCTGTGGCCCGCGGTGCTGATACTCGTCGTGACGACCTCGGTCACCTGGTGGGTGCGCCGGCAGGCGAGGTCGAGTACCGCGGGATGA
- a CDS encoding sirohydrochlorin chelatase, whose product MTTLLVAHGTRNPHGVAVIGDLAHALGRRLHDDVRVGFVDVLGPDPAQALESIPGSDPVRVIPAFLAGGYHVHTDLPAYLERSPRATLLTRPLGPDPLLADAMVSRLLIAGWQPGDPVVLAAAGSRDPRAQADIATMGRLLSLRVGAPVRVGFVIPPADRSGFPSVPDAVATLRRDCGAGRRIAVATYLLADGLFARRLHECGADVVAAPLGVHPAVLDLACRRTHQVTEVVTTSISTAGHSD is encoded by the coding sequence GTGACGACGCTGCTCGTCGCGCACGGCACGCGCAACCCGCACGGGGTGGCCGTGATCGGCGACCTCGCGCACGCGCTGGGCCGGCGCCTGCACGACGATGTGCGCGTCGGATTCGTCGACGTCCTCGGCCCCGACCCCGCACAGGCCCTCGAGTCGATCCCCGGCTCCGACCCGGTGCGGGTGATACCCGCCTTCCTCGCCGGCGGCTACCACGTGCACACCGATCTACCCGCCTATCTGGAGCGATCACCGCGGGCGACGCTGTTGACGCGCCCGCTCGGCCCCGACCCGCTGCTGGCCGACGCGATGGTCTCGCGGTTGCTCATCGCCGGATGGCAGCCGGGCGATCCGGTCGTCCTCGCCGCCGCCGGTTCTCGCGATCCCCGCGCGCAGGCCGACATCGCGACGATGGGCCGGTTGTTGTCGCTGCGCGTCGGGGCACCGGTGCGCGTCGGCTTCGTCATCCCGCCCGCCGATCGATCCGGGTTTCCCTCGGTCCCCGACGCCGTCGCGACCCTGCGACGTGACTGCGGCGCCGGTCGCCGTATCGCCGTCGCCACCTATCTGCTGGCCGACGGCCTGTTCGCCCGCCGCCTGCACGAGTGCGGCGCCGACGTCGTCGCCGCCCCGCTCGGGGTTCATCCCGCGGTACTCGACCTCGCCTGCCGGCGCACCCACCAGGTGACCGAGGTCGTCACGACGAGTATCAGCACCGCGGGCCACAGCGATTGA
- the nirD gene encoding nitrite reductase small subunit NirD: MSLNFDLHRWTRDWTAACPLSRLEPLRGVAVLLPDNAQVALFRLADDSIRAIGNIDPIGRAAVMSRGIVGDRGGFPTVQSPLKKQAFSLIDGRCLDADGISIPVYATRIGLDGTVFVANSPDISFGYRPDGYRRTAVGSAS; this comes from the coding sequence ATGAGCCTCAACTTCGACCTGCACCGCTGGACCCGGGACTGGACCGCGGCGTGTCCGCTCTCGCGGCTGGAGCCGCTGCGCGGGGTGGCGGTCCTGCTGCCCGACAACGCGCAGGTCGCACTGTTCCGACTGGCCGACGACAGCATTCGCGCCATCGGGAACATCGACCCGATCGGCCGGGCCGCGGTCATGTCACGCGGCATCGTCGGCGACCGCGGCGGCTTCCCCACCGTCCAGTCGCCGCTCAAGAAGCAGGCGTTCAGCCTCATCGACGGCCGGTGCCTCGACGCAGACGGGATCAGCATCCCGGTCTACGCCACGCGCATCGGCCTCGACGGGACGGTCTTCGTCGCGAACTCCCCCGATATCAGCTTCGGCTACCGCCCCGATGGCTACCGGCGTACAGCGGTGGGGAGCGCGTCGTGA
- the nirB gene encoding nitrite reductase large subunit NirB yields MTTAPTRTRTVVVVGHGMVGHRFVEALRTRDADDRWRVVILGEESDAAYDRVGLSSYVGTWERGDLALAGNDYAGDDLVELRLGNAVTRIDRDERTLTLADGAQLAYDALVLATGSYAFVPPVPGHDADNCHVYRTLDDLDAIRADAQTALERDPGAVGIVVGGGLLGLEAANALRQLGLRPHVVEYNPRLMPQQVDEAGGEHLARMVGELGIDVSLGVGTSNIETADDGGLRVTLGEDTVVDAALLVFAAGVRPRDELARDAGLDIAERGGVLTDLGCATSDPAIFAIGEVAAIEGVCYGLVGPGYATAEVVADRLLEGDAEFPGADLSTKLKLLGVDVASFGDAHGRTDGALNVVVSDPINGTYAKLVLSDDAQTLLGGVLVGDASTYGLLRPLVGQTLPGDPVSLISPATDGSPGIGVGALGDDAQICSCNDVSKGTLCAAIADGSCTVADLKKCTGAGTACGSCVPLLSQILADSGVEQSTSLCEHFDVSRAELFELVRASGIRTFSGLIGRFGTGTGCDICKPTVASILASTSSDHILGGEQASLQDTNDAFLANIQRNGTYSVVPRVPGGDITAEHLILIGEIARDFGLYTKITGGQRIDMFGATVDQLPQIWQRLVDGGMESGQAYGKSLRTVKSCVGSDWCRYGQQDSVQLAIDLELRYRGLRSPHKIKMGVSGCARECAEARGKDVGVIATDKGWNLYVGGNGGMTPRHAQLLAGDLDTATLVSYVDRFLMYYIRTADRLQRTAAWLEEIDGGLDHVRSVVVDDSLGLAADFEADMARHVEGYECEWKGVLNDPDKLSRFVSFVNAPDTPDPTVSFTSNNGRKVPVLLGTPTVLTAAEPAADLATEGNLR; encoded by the coding sequence ATGACAACCGCGCCCACCCGCACCCGAACCGTGGTCGTCGTCGGCCACGGAATGGTCGGCCACCGGTTCGTCGAAGCGCTGCGCACCCGCGACGCCGACGACCGCTGGCGCGTCGTCATCCTCGGCGAGGAGTCCGATGCCGCCTACGACCGCGTCGGGCTGAGTTCCTACGTCGGCACCTGGGAGCGCGGCGACCTCGCGCTGGCCGGCAACGACTACGCCGGGGACGACCTCGTCGAATTGCGCCTGGGCAACGCGGTCACCCGGATCGACCGCGACGAGCGCACCTTGACGCTGGCCGACGGCGCGCAGCTCGCCTACGACGCGTTGGTCCTGGCCACCGGTTCCTACGCCTTCGTCCCACCGGTGCCCGGGCACGACGCGGACAACTGCCACGTCTACCGCACCCTCGACGACCTCGACGCGATCCGCGCCGATGCGCAGACGGCCCTCGAGCGCGACCCGGGTGCCGTCGGCATCGTCGTCGGCGGCGGCCTGCTCGGGCTGGAGGCGGCCAACGCCCTGCGCCAGCTCGGCCTGCGACCGCACGTCGTCGAATACAACCCGCGACTCATGCCACAACAGGTCGACGAGGCCGGCGGCGAGCACCTCGCCCGTATGGTCGGCGAACTCGGCATCGACGTGTCGCTGGGGGTCGGCACGTCGAATATCGAGACCGCCGACGACGGCGGCCTGCGCGTCACCCTCGGCGAGGACACCGTCGTCGACGCGGCCCTGCTCGTCTTCGCCGCCGGTGTGCGCCCGCGCGACGAGTTGGCCCGCGACGCCGGGCTGGACATCGCCGAGCGGGGCGGGGTCCTGACCGACCTCGGCTGCGCGACCTCCGATCCGGCGATCTTCGCCATCGGCGAGGTCGCCGCCATCGAGGGCGTCTGCTACGGCCTCGTCGGACCCGGCTACGCCACCGCGGAAGTCGTCGCCGACCGCCTCCTGGAGGGGGACGCGGAATTCCCCGGCGCCGACCTGTCCACCAAGCTCAAGCTGCTCGGGGTGGACGTCGCCAGCTTCGGCGACGCGCACGGGCGCACCGACGGCGCGCTCAACGTCGTCGTCAGCGACCCGATCAACGGCACCTACGCCAAGCTCGTCCTCTCCGACGACGCGCAGACCCTGCTGGGCGGCGTCCTCGTCGGTGACGCCAGCACCTACGGCCTGCTGCGCCCGCTCGTCGGGCAGACGCTGCCCGGCGACCCGGTGAGCCTGATCTCGCCGGCCACCGACGGCTCCCCCGGGATCGGCGTCGGCGCACTCGGCGACGACGCACAGATCTGCTCCTGCAACGACGTCAGCAAGGGCACCTTGTGCGCGGCGATCGCCGACGGTTCCTGTACGGTCGCCGACCTCAAGAAGTGCACCGGTGCCGGCACGGCCTGCGGCTCCTGCGTGCCGCTGCTCTCGCAGATCCTCGCCGATTCAGGCGTGGAGCAGAGCACGTCGCTGTGCGAGCACTTCGACGTCTCGCGCGCCGAGTTGTTCGAGTTGGTCCGTGCCAGCGGAATCCGAACCTTCTCCGGGCTGATCGGGCGCTTCGGCACCGGCACCGGCTGCGACATCTGCAAGCCCACCGTCGCGTCGATCCTGGCCTCCACCAGCTCCGATCACATCCTCGGCGGCGAGCAGGCCTCGCTGCAGGACACCAACGACGCCTTCCTGGCCAACATCCAGCGCAACGGCACCTATTCGGTGGTCCCCCGGGTCCCGGGTGGGGACATCACCGCCGAGCACCTCATCCTGATCGGCGAGATCGCGCGCGACTTCGGCCTGTACACGAAGATCACCGGCGGCCAGCGGATCGACATGTTCGGCGCCACCGTCGACCAGCTGCCCCAGATCTGGCAGCGCCTCGTCGACGGCGGGATGGAGTCCGGTCAGGCCTACGGCAAGTCCCTGCGCACCGTGAAGAGCTGTGTCGGTTCGGACTGGTGCCGCTACGGCCAGCAGGACTCCGTGCAGCTCGCCATCGACCTGGAGCTGCGCTATCGGGGCCTGCGCTCGCCGCACAAGATCAAGATGGGCGTCTCCGGCTGTGCCCGCGAATGCGCCGAGGCACGCGGCAAGGACGTCGGGGTCATCGCCACCGACAAGGGCTGGAACCTCTACGTCGGCGGCAACGGCGGCATGACGCCGCGGCACGCCCAACTACTCGCCGGCGACCTCGACACGGCCACCCTCGTCAGCTACGTGGACCGGTTCCTCATGTACTACATCCGCACCGCCGACCGGTTGCAGCGCACCGCGGCCTGGCTCGAGGAGATCGATGGCGGTCTCGACCACGTGCGGTCGGTCGTCGTCGACGACAGCCTGGGCCTGGCCGCCGATTTCGAGGCCGACATGGCCCGCCACGTCGAGGGCTACGAATGCGAGTGGAAGGGCGTCCTGAACGACCCCGACAAACTCTCCCGGTTCGTGTCCTTCGTCAACGCCCCGGACACACCGGACCCGACGGTCAGCTTCACCAGCAACAACGGGCGAAAGGTCCCGGTGCTCCTCGGCACCCCGACCGTGCTGACTGCCGCCGAGCCCGCCGCCGACCTCGCCACCGAAGGGAACCTCCGATGA
- a CDS encoding molybdopterin-binding protein has product MLHTSGDEVGATAAGGIADTASPLVRELLARTGIRVATGAHLPDTADAVRDAVGPDRMPGELVVIIGATGRGTADHLRAALDAVGAVILVDGLPIRPGGSLIVAALPTAAPCWASAATRSPPSPAPPCARRRCAMPCSPRHPRRPTRSPSTTPPNSPTRHCGGSCRSVRRAPADGSVPR; this is encoded by the coding sequence GTGCTGCACACCTCCGGCGACGAGGTCGGCGCGACCGCCGCCGGAGGCATCGCCGACACCGCCTCACCCCTGGTGCGGGAGTTGTTGGCGCGCACCGGCATCCGTGTCGCGACCGGCGCGCACCTGCCCGATACCGCCGACGCCGTGCGCGATGCCGTCGGGCCCGACCGCATGCCGGGCGAACTCGTCGTCATCATCGGCGCGACCGGGCGCGGCACCGCCGATCACCTGCGGGCGGCACTCGACGCGGTCGGCGCGGTCATCCTCGTCGACGGGCTCCCGATCCGCCCGGGCGGCTCGCTGATCGTCGCCGCCCTCCCGACGGCGGCACCCTGCTGGGCCTCGGCGGCAACCCGGTCGCCGCCCTCGCCGGCGCCGCCCTGTGCGCGCCGCCGCTGCGCGATGCCCTGCTCGCCGCGGCACCCGCGCCGGCCGACGAGATCGCCGTCGACAACGCCGCCGAACTCGCCCACCCGACACTGTGGCGGGTCGTGCCGATCCGTCCGCAGGGCGCCGGCCGATGGCTCGGTGCCGCGGTGA
- a CDS encoding bifunctional nitrate reductase/sulfite reductase flavoprotein subunit alpha yields MHSPVLPTTVDTVCGYCGVGCGLTLTRSDDEQPTITKAKGTAAHPANQGRLCTKGNTTADLLNGGGRLTTALRRPTRDADQVPVDVDEAVDEVARRFTEIRAEHGNDAVAFYVSGQMSLEAQYLANKLCKGYFRTNLIESNSRLCMASAGTGYKQSLGADGPPGSYDDLDHADVFLVIGANMADCHPILFLRMMDRVKAGAKLIVVDPRRTTTAAKADLYLPVKPGTDMALLNGLLKLIVDAGRLDERFIAEHTQGWEEMPDHLADYPAARVAQITGIDEADLRTAADWIGSADNWVSLWTMGLNQSTHGTWHTNALCNLHLATGAICRTGSGPFSLTGQPNAMGGREMGYMGPGLPGQRVVTDPAHRAEVEALWDLPDGTLRTEVGGGTVDMFEALADGRIKAVWIICTNPVASMANRAKVIAGLGTAEYVVVQDAFSGVETADHADVVLPAALWSESEGVMINSERNLTLTAPLMRAPGQALPDWQLICRVARAMGFDGFDFPDAAAVFDEIKRFHNPRTGWDLRGVDYERLRRGPVQWPAPPGSPDRNPIRYLNDGVSQSRHVDGDGTAPRLAFATPSRRARFFARPYLPPAEQPDEEFPLVLTTGRLPHQWHTMTKTRKVAKLMKLNPSTFVEIHPLDAQRLGIADGDRVAVSSRRGTAFAPAVVTENITVGTCFVPMHFADATGPDLAINAVTNDAVDPDSLQPEFKACAVALSPAPITAPLGEPVSDAVTLLASAFGDQTAEITLSEAERAYVGGLLIGLRTNPPEGHVPAVPVHAPLSPTSRAWVDGVLAGVFSRIPLTGGAPSVGGGDTAAGGSAPIGPAQRTVEVVWSSQTGTVEEYVPTLTAALGAAGFAVRDRCADQVSVDALTGDVLFVVASTGDGDAPDSGVALWDSLATVESDDELAGLRYAVLGFGDSSYADFCGFARKLDARLHDLGGTRIAERGSCEPDYEEQAATWQERTLAALAAEQEPSGESTAETTVAGEPAAGANASEPAPTTYSRKHPLTTELVENTRLTAPESDKDVRRFAFALPEDTLSYSAGDALGVWPTNRPAVVEEWLARTGLEADEPVVVGGAQRTLVDALTDHYDITRITPDLLRLLHVHHPDEGFADLAAQPAQLREWSWGRQAVDLLARFPVAAPRDDWLQILKPLVPRLYSISSSPRSDPGRVEVTVSAVRFDHDGQTRHGVCSTFLADAEPGAPMRVFIAPNKKFGPPVDGDAPMIMVGPGTGVAPFRGFLHDRAHTGAPGPNWLFFGDRHESTDFLYRDELAEFATTGVLTKLDLAFSRDQEEKVYVQDRMRANAAELWNWIHRGAHVYVCGDADKMARDVDDALREIVAQHGRMSPHMADSYVAALAAENRYVRDVY; encoded by the coding sequence ATGCACTCGCCCGTCCTGCCGACCACCGTGGACACCGTCTGCGGCTATTGCGGTGTGGGCTGCGGGCTGACGTTGACCAGGTCCGACGACGAGCAGCCGACGATCACCAAGGCCAAGGGCACCGCGGCGCACCCCGCCAATCAGGGCCGGTTGTGCACCAAGGGCAACACGACCGCCGACCTGCTCAACGGGGGCGGGCGCCTGACCACCGCGCTGCGCCGGCCGACCCGCGACGCCGACCAGGTGCCCGTCGACGTGGACGAGGCGGTCGACGAGGTCGCGCGCCGGTTCACCGAGATCAGGGCCGAACACGGCAACGACGCCGTCGCCTTCTACGTGTCCGGCCAGATGTCGTTGGAGGCGCAATACCTGGCGAACAAGCTGTGCAAGGGCTACTTCCGGACCAACCTCATCGAGTCGAACTCGCGGCTGTGCATGGCCAGCGCCGGCACCGGCTACAAACAATCCCTCGGCGCCGACGGCCCGCCGGGCAGCTACGACGACCTCGACCACGCCGACGTCTTCCTCGTCATCGGCGCGAATATGGCCGACTGCCACCCCATCCTCTTCCTGCGGATGATGGATCGGGTCAAGGCCGGGGCGAAGCTCATCGTCGTCGACCCGCGGCGCACCACCACCGCGGCGAAAGCCGACCTGTACCTGCCGGTGAAACCCGGCACCGACATGGCGCTGCTCAACGGGCTGCTCAAACTCATCGTCGACGCCGGTCGGCTCGACGAGCGGTTCATCGCCGAACACACGCAGGGGTGGGAGGAGATGCCCGACCACCTCGCCGACTACCCAGCCGCGCGGGTCGCGCAGATCACCGGCATCGACGAGGCCGATCTGCGCACCGCCGCGGATTGGATCGGCTCCGCCGACAACTGGGTGAGCCTGTGGACCATGGGCCTCAACCAGTCCACCCACGGGACCTGGCACACCAACGCGCTGTGCAACCTCCACTTGGCGACCGGGGCGATCTGCCGCACCGGCAGCGGACCGTTCTCCCTCACCGGGCAGCCCAACGCGATGGGTGGGCGCGAGATGGGCTACATGGGGCCCGGCCTGCCCGGTCAGCGCGTGGTCACCGACCCCGCACACCGCGCCGAGGTCGAGGCACTGTGGGACCTGCCTGACGGCACACTGCGCACCGAGGTCGGCGGCGGCACCGTCGACATGTTCGAGGCCCTCGCCGACGGTCGGATCAAGGCCGTCTGGATCATCTGCACCAATCCGGTGGCGTCGATGGCCAACCGCGCCAAGGTGATCGCCGGCCTGGGCACCGCCGAATACGTCGTCGTGCAGGACGCCTTCTCCGGCGTCGAGACCGCCGATCACGCCGATGTCGTGCTCCCCGCCGCCCTCTGGTCGGAGTCGGAGGGCGTGATGATCAACTCCGAGCGCAACCTGACGCTGACCGCCCCCCTGATGCGCGCACCCGGCCAGGCACTGCCGGATTGGCAACTCATCTGCCGCGTCGCGCGGGCAATGGGATTCGACGGCTTCGACTTCCCCGACGCGGCAGCGGTATTCGACGAGATCAAACGATTCCACAACCCCCGGACCGGGTGGGATCTGCGCGGTGTCGACTATGAGCGGCTGCGGCGCGGGCCGGTGCAGTGGCCGGCCCCGCCGGGCTCCCCCGACCGCAACCCGATCCGCTACCTCAACGACGGCGTCAGCCAGTCCCGCCACGTCGACGGCGACGGCACCGCGCCGCGCCTCGCCTTCGCCACCCCGTCGCGCCGCGCACGGTTCTTCGCCCGCCCCTATCTGCCGCCGGCCGAACAGCCCGACGAGGAGTTCCCGCTCGTCCTCACCACCGGCCGCCTCCCGCACCAGTGGCACACGATGACGAAGACCCGCAAGGTCGCCAAGCTGATGAAGCTCAACCCGTCGACCTTCGTCGAGATCCACCCCCTCGACGCGCAGCGGCTGGGGATCGCCGACGGTGATCGCGTGGCGGTCTCTTCGCGCCGCGGGACCGCGTTCGCCCCGGCCGTCGTCACCGAGAACATCACCGTCGGAACGTGTTTCGTGCCCATGCACTTCGCCGACGCCACCGGTCCGGATCTGGCGATCAACGCCGTCACCAACGACGCCGTCGACCCGGATTCGCTGCAGCCCGAATTCAAGGCCTGCGCCGTCGCCCTGTCCCCCGCACCGATCACCGCACCCCTGGGAGAGCCCGTGTCCGATGCCGTCACCCTGCTCGCATCCGCCTTCGGCGACCAGACCGCCGAGATCACGCTGTCGGAGGCCGAACGCGCCTACGTCGGAGGTCTGCTCATCGGGTTGCGGACGAACCCGCCCGAGGGTCATGTACCCGCGGTGCCGGTACACGCCCCGCTCTCGCCGACCTCGCGGGCCTGGGTCGACGGGGTGCTGGCCGGCGTCTTCTCCCGCATCCCCCTCACCGGCGGCGCGCCATCGGTCGGGGGCGGCGACACGGCGGCCGGCGGCAGCGCTCCGATCGGACCGGCCCAACGCACGGTCGAGGTGGTGTGGTCGTCGCAGACGGGCACCGTCGAGGAGTACGTCCCCACCCTGACCGCCGCACTCGGCGCCGCCGGATTCGCGGTCCGCGACCGCTGCGCCGACCAGGTGTCGGTCGACGCGCTGACCGGCGACGTCCTGTTCGTGGTGGCATCCACCGGCGACGGCGACGCACCGGATTCCGGTGTGGCGCTGTGGGATTCGCTCGCCACCGTCGAGTCCGACGACGAACTCGCCGGGCTGCGCTACGCCGTGCTGGGCTTCGGCGACTCCTCCTACGCCGACTTCTGCGGTTTCGCCCGCAAGCTCGACGCCCGCCTGCACGATCTGGGCGGCACGCGGATCGCCGAGCGCGGCTCGTGCGAGCCGGACTACGAGGAGCAGGCCGCGACGTGGCAGGAGCGCACACTGGCGGCCCTCGCGGCCGAGCAGGAGCCCAGCGGCGAGTCCACTGCCGAGACAACGGTTGCCGGCGAGCCCGCCGCCGGGGCGAATGCTTCGGAACCGGCGCCGACGACCTACTCCCGCAAGCACCCGCTGACCACCGAACTCGTCGAGAACACCCGGCTCACCGCGCCCGAATCCGACAAGGACGTCCGACGATTCGCCTTCGCGCTGCCGGAGGACACGCTCTCCTACAGCGCCGGTGACGCACTCGGCGTCTGGCCGACGAACCGGCCGGCGGTCGTCGAGGAGTGGTTGGCCCGCACCGGGCTCGAGGCCGATGAGCCGGTGGTCGTCGGCGGCGCACAGCGCACCCTGGTCGACGCGCTGACCGACCACTACGACATCACCCGGATCACGCCGGATCTCCTGCGACTGCTGCACGTGCACCACCCCGACGAGGGGTTCGCCGACTTGGCCGCGCAGCCCGCCCAGCTGCGGGAATGGTCGTGGGGACGGCAGGCGGTCGACCTGTTGGCGCGGTTCCCCGTCGCCGCGCCGCGCGACGACTGGCTACAGATTCTCAAACCCCTGGTGCCGCGGCTCTACTCGATCTCGTCGTCGCCGCGCTCCGACCCCGGCCGCGTCGAGGTGACCGTGTCGGCGGTGCGCTTCGACCACGACGGCCAGACCCGCCACGGGGTGTGCTCGACCTTCCTCGCCGACGCCGAACCGGGCGCGCCGATGCGCGTCTTCATCGCGCCGAACAAGAAGTTCGGCCCGCCGGTCGACGGCGACGCCCCGATGATCATGGTGGGCCCCGGCACCGGGGTCGCACCCTTCCGCGGATTCCTGCACGACCGCGCCCACACCGGCGCACCGGGGCCGAATTGGCTGTTCTTCGGCGACCGCCACGAGTCGACCGATTTCCTCTACCGCGACGAGCTCGCCGAATTCGCCACGACCGGCGTCCTGACCAAGCTCGACCTCGCCTTCTCCCGCGATCAGGAGGAGAAGGTCTACGTGCAGGACCGGATGCGGGCCAACGCGGCCGAACTGTGGAATTGGATCCACCGCGGCGCCCACGTCTACGTGTGCGGCGACGCCGACAAGATGGCCCGCGACGTCGACGACGCCCTGCGTGAGATCGTGGCGCAGCACGGCCGCATGTCGCCGCACATGGCCGACTCGTACGTCGCCGCGCTGGCCGCCGAGAACCGCTATGTCCGCGACGTCTACTGA
- a CDS encoding alpha/beta hydrolase, translating into MTDANTTITPVKIPGVAWDLAADIYFPANFDEALKYPVVITAHPTGSDKEQTSGNVYGAALAKEGFVAIAFDASFQGESGGEPRFVEDPGFRVGDFSFVVDYLVAQPWVDEDKIGVLAICGGAGYAVAATMIDRRIKALTTIAGSNVGRLMREGFSNYDPIAMLEAVAAQRTAEARGQAEQINDLLPPTVEFAKENGLTDIDVLEATEYYKTPRGQHDRACTSFNFARQGALATWDAYDHAETFLTQPLLIVIGDKPGAFASYRLGMELYGRAASKEKDLLVLPGVSHYDLYDQPEATGKALEAAVPFFHKHL; encoded by the coding sequence GTGACCGACGCCAACACCACCATCACCCCCGTGAAAATCCCCGGCGTGGCCTGGGATCTCGCGGCGGACATCTACTTCCCGGCGAACTTCGACGAGGCGCTCAAGTACCCCGTCGTGATCACCGCCCACCCGACCGGCAGCGATAAGGAGCAGACCTCCGGAAACGTGTACGGCGCAGCGCTGGCCAAGGAGGGTTTCGTGGCCATCGCCTTCGACGCCAGCTTCCAGGGCGAGAGCGGCGGCGAGCCCCGCTTCGTCGAGGACCCGGGCTTCCGCGTCGGCGACTTCAGCTTCGTCGTCGACTACCTGGTCGCCCAGCCGTGGGTCGACGAGGACAAGATCGGCGTCCTCGCCATCTGCGGCGGTGCCGGTTACGCGGTCGCCGCGACGATGATCGACCGTCGCATCAAGGCGCTGACCACCATCGCCGGTTCCAACGTGGGCCGCCTCATGCGCGAGGGCTTCTCGAACTACGACCCGATCGCGATGCTCGAGGCGGTCGCCGCGCAGCGCACCGCCGAGGCGCGCGGCCAGGCCGAGCAGATCAACGACCTGCTGCCGCCGACCGTCGAGTTCGCCAAGGAGAACGGGCTGACCGACATCGACGTGCTGGAGGCCACCGAGTACTACAAGACCCCGCGCGGCCAGCACGACCGGGCCTGCACGAGCTTCAACTTCGCCCGGCAGGGTGCGCTCGCGACCTGGGACGCCTACGACCACGCGGAGACCTTCCTCACCCAGCCGCTGCTGATCGTGATCGGTGACAAGCCGGGCGCCTTCGCCTCGTATCGCCTGGGCATGGAGCTGTACGGCCGCGCCGCGTCGAAGGAGAAGGACCTGCTGGTCCTCCCCGGGGTGTCGCACTACGACCTGTACGACCAGCCGGAGGCGACCGGCAAGGCCCTGGAGGCCGCGGTGCCGTTCTTCCACAAGCACCTGTGA